The Cloeon dipterum chromosome X, ieCloDipt1.1, whole genome shotgun sequence genome includes a window with the following:
- the Atg4b gene encoding cysteine protease ATG4D, which translates to MQSTTMTETRSSSLRHFRDRITAPRNHVTVEQDDEGTKIIKDKLRSMWNNMKYGWTLKTKTTFSKDSPVWLLGRCYNFGQHQIEGADTVDEFKRDFLSKIWLTYRREFTNLHGSRLTSDCGWGCMIRSGQMMLAQALVNHFLGRSWKWTADNTDLTNRRVLEVQEENLHRSIIKWFGDNPSPHSPFSLHKLVALGTATGKKIGDWYGPASVAYLLKQAVEDAAVTMGQFRRLHVYVAQDCAVYIQDILDECETEEGWKSIIILVPVRLGVEKLNNIYGPCLMNLMTLDSCVGIIGGRPNHSLYFIGFQDDKLLHLDPHLCQDVVNVNQPNFPLDSFHCRSPRKLSLLRMDPSCCLGFYCQTRTDFDLFVKQVQPNLIPPQQKSEYPIFVFGEGRSRDVIDFPLYSIPDDSLTRSGEFEDDLGTEDFELI; encoded by the exons ATGCAGTCGACTACGATGACTGAGACTCGGAGCTCCTCGCTGAGACACTTCAGGGACCGAATTACAGCCCCCAGGAACCATGTTACCGTCGAGCAGGACGACGAAGGAACCAAGATTATTAAGGACAAGCTCAGGTCGATGTGGAACAACATGAAATACG GCTGGACCTTGAAAACGAAAACGACCTTCAGCAAGGACTCGCCAGTGTGGCTTCTTGGAAGGTGCTACAACTTCGGCCAGCACCAAATCGAAGGTGCTGACACCGTGGACGAGTTCAAAAGAGACTTCCTCTCGAAGATTTGGCTGACGTACCGCCGGGAGTTCACTAACCTGCATGGCTCCAGGCTCACCTCTGACTGTGGCTGGGGCTGCATGATTCGGTCCGGACAAATGATGCTGGCACAGGCACTCGTCAATCATTTTCTTGGCCGAA GTTGGAAATGGACCGCCGACAACACTGATCTCACCAACAGACGCGTGTTGGAGGTGCAAGAGGAGAATCTGCACAGGAGCATAATCAAATGGTTCGGCGACAACCCGTCGCCGCACAGCCCATTTTCCCTTCACAAACTGGTGGCACTGGGCACGGCCACGGGCAAGAAGATCGGCGACTGGTACGGACCTGCGTCGGTCGCCTACCTGCTCAAGCAAGCTGTCGAGGACGCAGCCGTCACAATGGGACAGTTCAGACGACTGCACGTCTACGTGGCCCAGGACTGTGCTG TGTACATCCAAGATATCCTGGATGAATGTGAGACTGAGGAGGGTTGGAAGTCCATCATTATTTTAGTACCTGTCCGTCTTGGTGTCGAGAAGCTGAATAATATTTACGGTCCCTGCCTGATGAACCTGATGACTCTGGACAGCTGCGTGGGCATCATTGGTGGCCGACCCAATCATTCCTTGTACTTCATCGGGTTTCAAG ACGATAAGCTGCTCCACCTTGATCCGCACTTGTGTCAAGACGTCGTCAACGTGAACCAGCCAAATTTTCCTCTCGACTCATTCCACTGCCGCTCGCCACGAAAGCTCAGCCTTCTTAGGATGGATCCATCTTGCTGTCTCGGCTTCTACTGTCAAACCAGAACTGATTTTGATCTTTTTGTCAAGCAGGTCCAGCCt AACTTGATTCCTCCTCAGCAGAAATCGGAATACCCAATATTCGTGTTTGGCGAAGGCCGGAGCAGAGATGTGATCGACTTCCCTCTTTATTCCATCCCAGATGATAGCTTGACCCGGTCTGGCGAGTTCGAAGACGATTTGGGCACGGAAGATTTTGAGCTCATATGA
- the Ak3 gene encoding GTP:AMP phosphotransferase AK3, mitochondrial, translated as MLKKGGMLRAVIMGSPGSGKGTISSRINKHFDILTLSSGDLLRFNAVQQTPIGIKATKYMEEGQLVPDNIITELVLESLETHGQGKHWLLDGFPRTHAQAEALHKASPVNLAINLIVPSDVIVARIAGRWTHISSGRIYNTEFNPPKISGRDDITGEPLSQRVDDQPENVRRRLDVYMRSMQPVIDFYRESGILTEFKGTESNKIWPEVFNFLSEHVQPDVPLP; from the exons ATGCTGAAAAAGGGAGGGATGTTGAGGGCGGTGATCATGGGCTCGCCTGGATCCGGCAAAGGAACTATTTCTTCTAGGATAAACAAGCACTTTGACATCCTAACCTTGTCTAGTGGAGACCTTCTTCGATTCAATGCTGTGCAGCAAACTC CCATTGGAATAAAGGCCACCAAATACATGGAAGAAGGCCAACTGGTGCCGGATAACATCATCACCGAGCTCGTCCTTGAGAGCCTGGAGACGCACGGACAGGGCAAACATTGGCTGCTCGATG GCTTTCCCCGCACCCATGCCCAGGCAGAGGCGCTGCACAAGGCCAGCCCAGTCAACCTGGCCATCAACCTAATTGTGCCTTCAGACGTCATTGTTGCGCGCATTGCGGGCAGATGGACCCACATTTCCAGCGGCCGCATCTACAACACCGAATTCAATCCTCCAAAAATATCT GGCAGAGATGATATCACTGGAGAGCCGCTGAGTCAGCGCGTAGACGACCAGCCAGAAAACGTGCGGCGTCGTCTCGACGTTTACATGAGGTCGATGCAGCCTGTTATCGACTTCTACCGCGAATCCGGCATACTCACCGAATTTAAGGGCACTGAGAGCAACAAAATTTGGCCGGAAGTGTTCAATTTCCTCTCTGAGCATGTGCAGCCAGATGTGCCTCTGCCCTGA
- the LOC135946308 gene encoding acyl-coenzyme A thioesterase 9, mitochondrial-like: MSTTAGISALKFLHGIGRQRSFGPRILTQCMGKFLHTKQGEHQTMQHVKERLVEHMGVSQGYKPLQMQRSHLLDMLPCSQSELPIRAPSDSFDSAIIPLSSSPSLQEKYITFLGHVRTGRLMEDMDLFAVWVAHRHILNPRQKEGMPTPYVLVTVLVDQINFEDIIPKPDCDIRLSGHVSWVGRSSIEITVWLEQEHIGTWQRLTRATFLMAARDPTGHGPAIVNALEPVTPEEKARYNYGEMNKKRRTAVQRASLLKTGPSAEEQAIIHELFLQTVDPKDTTFHRRIVPMHAMWMEEATLTNIVFCHPEDRNLHNKVFGGFLMRQALELSWAAGYLYSKFRPKLCHISDIGFHKPVDVGSLLRLKAFVNYTESNYLQIVCHAEVFDPRTGQHNTTNQFHYTYETPDQVPKLYPKTYDEAMMYLDGRRHFQHVMGLSGK, encoded by the exons ATCCTTTGGGCCTAGAATCCTGACTCAATGTATGGGCAAATTCTTGCACACCAAGCAGGGCGAGCACCAGACCATGCAGCATG TCAAAGAAAGGCTGGTGGAACATATGGGCGTGAGCCAGGGCTACAAGCCTCTGCAGATGCAGCGGTCCCACCTGCTAGACATGCTGCCGTGCAGCCAGTCCGAGCTGCCCATCAGAGCCCCAAGTGACTCGTTTGACTCAGCAATCATCCCTCTCAGCAGCTCACCGAGTCTACAAGAGAAGTATATCACCTTCCTCGGACACGTTCGCACTGGCCGACTCATGGAAGACATGGATCTCTTCGCAG TGTGGGTTGCACACAGGCACATCCTGAATCCCCGTCAAAAGGAAGGAATGCCAACTCCTTATGTGTTGGTCACGGTTCTAGTTGACCAGATCAACTTTGAAGACATCATACCTAAA CCGGATTGCGACATTCGGTTGTCAGGCCATGTCTCCTGGGTCGGGCGCTCCTCAATTGAGATAACAGTTTGGCTGGAACAAGAGCATATTGGCACTTGGCAGCGTTTGACCCGTGCAACTTTTCTGATGGCTGCTCGAGACCCGACAGGCCACGGCCCAGCCATTGTCAATGCGCTTGAGCCCGTAACGCCAGAAGAAAAGGCGCGGTACAATTATGGAGAAA TGAATAAGAAGAGAAGGACTGCCGTACAGAGAGCTTCACTTTTGAAAACAGGGCCATCAGCTGAGGAACAGGCCATTATCCATGAGCTTTTTTTGCAGACTGTTGACCCCAAGGACACAACGTTCCATCGAAGAATCGTCCCAATGCATGCGATGTGGATGGAAGAAGCCACTTTGACCAACATCGTCTTCTGTCACCCTGAG gacAGAAATCTGCACAACAAAGTTTTCGGCGGCTTCTTGATGCGTCAAGCGCTTGAGCTGTCATGGGCTGCTGGCTACCTGTACAGCAAGTTCAGGCCTAAGCTTTGCCACATCAGCGACATCGGCTTTCACAAACCTGTGGATGTCGGATCCCTGCTGCGGTTGAAAGCCTTTGTCAACTACACggaatcaaattatttgcag ATTGTGTGTCACGCAGAGGTGTTTGACCCTCGCACTGGTCAGCACAACACTACCAACCAGTTTCATTACACGTACGAGACGCCGGATCAAGTTCCAAAACTCTATCCAAAAACTTATgatg AGGCCATGATGTATCTTGATGGAAGACGGCATTTCCAGCATGTGATGGGCCTTTCtggcaaataa